The Apodemus sylvaticus chromosome 5, mApoSyl1.1, whole genome shotgun sequence genome has a segment encoding these proteins:
- the Wfdc3 gene encoding WAP four-disulfide core domain protein 3, which produces MAASRGECPADPLPCQELCSGDASCPQGHKCCSTGCGHACRGDIEGGRDGQCPRILVGLCIVQCMMDENCQSGERCCKSGCGRFCIPGRQPLPQLKDSNVTDGFNSKVETQAPSLT; this is translated from the exons ATGGCAGCATCAAGAGGTGAATGTCCTGCTGACCCTCTCCCGTGTCAGGAGCTGTGCTCCGGAGACGCATCCTGTCCCCAGGGGCACAAATGCTGCAGCACCGGGTGTGGCCATGCCTGCAGAGGAGACATTGAAGGAG GGCGGGATGGTCAATGCCCCAGAATTCTGGTAGGCCTGTGCATTGTCCAGTGCATGATGGATGAGAACTGTCAATCCGGGGAAAGGTGCTGTAAGTCAGGCTGTGGCCGCTTCTGCATCCCAGGACGCCAGCCTCTCCCACAGCTCAAGGACTCCAATGTGACTGATGGCTTTAATTCTAAAGTAG AGACTCAAGCACCCTCGCTGACCTGA
- the Dnttip1 gene encoding deoxynucleotidyltransferase terminal-interacting protein 1 translates to MGATGDTEQPRGPGGAERGGLELGDAGAAGQPVLTNPWNIMIKHRQVQRRGRRSQMTTSFTDPAISMDLLRAVLQPSINEEIQTVFNKYMKFFQKAALNVRDNVGEEVDAEQLIQEACRSCLEQAKLLFSDGEKVIPRLAHELPGIKRGRQAEEESHRGSPIPKKRKGRPPGHVLTNDRAAAGMVWKPKSCEPIRREGPKWDPARLNESTTFVLGSRANKALGMGGTRGRIYIKHPHLFKYAADPQDKHWLAEQHHMRATGGKMAYLLIEEDIRDLAASDDYRGCLDLKLEELKSFVLPSWMVEKMRKYMETLRTENEHRAAEAPPQT, encoded by the exons ATGGGGGCGACTGGCGACACCGAGCAGCCGCGGGGCCCCGGCGGGGCAGAGCGAGGTGGCCTGGAGCTGGGCGATGCGGGCGCGGCGGGCCAGCCGGTTCTCACG AACCCTTGGAACATAATGATAAAACATCGGCAGGTGCAGCGAAGGGGCCGCCGATCTCAGATGACCACAAG TTTCACGGATCCAGCCATCTCTATGGATCTCCTCCGTGCTGTCCTGCAGCCCAGCATCAATGAGGAGATCCAGACTGTCTTCAACAAGTACATGAAG TTCTTCCAGAAGGCAGCGCTGAATGTGCGAGACAACGTTGGGGAAGAGGTGGACGCAGAGCAGTTGATTCAGGAGGCCTGCCGCAGCTGCTTGGAGCAG GCAAAGCTACTCTTTTCAGATGGAGAAAAAGTGATACCCAGATTGGCCCATGAACTTCCAGGGATCAAG CGTGGCCGGCAAGCAGAAGAGGAGTCCCACCGAGGAAGCCCCATTCCCAAAAAG AGGAAAGGTCGGCCTCCTGGACACGTCCTGACAAATGACCGCGCAGCTGCTGGCATGGT ATGGAAACCAAAATCCTGTGAACCAATTCGCCGAGAAGGCCCCAAG TGGGACCCAGCTCGGCTGAATGAATCTACTACTTTTGTTTTGGGATCTCGAGCCAACAA GGCCTTGGGGATGGGAGGCACCAGAGGGAGGATCTACATCAAGCACCCACACCTCTTTAAG TATGCAGCAGATCCTCAAGACAAGCACTGGCTGGCTGAGCAGCACCATATGCGGGCAACAGGCGGAAAGATG GCGTACCTTCTCATTGAGGAAGACATCCGAGACTTGGCTGCCAGCGATGACTACAG AGGATGCTTGGACCTGAAGTTGGAGGAGCTGAAATCCTTTGTTCTGCCGTCCTGGATGGTTGAGAAGATGCGGAAATACATGGAGACACTACGGACAGAAAATGAGCACCGTGCTGCTGAAGCACCTCCCCAGACCTGA
- the Ube2c gene encoding ubiquitin-conjugating enzyme E2 C produces the protein MASQNRDPAAASVAAVRKGAEPCGGAARGPVGKRLQQELMTLMMSGDKGISAFPESDNLFKWVGTIHGAAGTVYEDLRYKLSLEFPSGYPYNAPTVKFLTPCYHPNVDTQGNICLDILKDKWSALYDVRTILLSIQSLLGEPNIDSPLNTHAAELWKNPTAFKKYLQETYSKQVSTQEP, from the exons ATGGCCTCGCAAAACCGCGACCCAGCTGCTGCCAGCGTTGCCGCCGTTCGAAAAGGAGCCGAGCCCTGCGGGGGCGCCGCCCGGGGCCCTGTGGGCAAGCG GCTACAGCAGGAGCTGATGACCCTCATG ATGTCTGGTGACAAAGGAATTTCCGCCTTCCCTGAATCAGACAACCTGTTCAAATGGGTAGGGACCATCCACGGAGCAGCCGGCACC GTCTATGAAGACCTGAGGTATAAACTCTCCCTAGAGTTCCCCAGTGGCTACCCTTACAACGCCCCCACAGTGAAGTTCCTCACCCCCTGCTACCACCCCAACGTGGACACCCAGGGCAACATCTGCCTGGACATCCTCAAGGATAAGTGGTCTGCACTGTATGACGTCAGGACCATCTTGCTGTCTATCCAGAGCCTGCTAGGAG AGCCCAACATTGACAGCCCTTTGAATACACATGCTGCAGAGCTCTGGAAAAACCCCACAG CATTTAAGAAGTACCTGCAAGAGACCTATTCAAAGCAGGTCTCCACCCAAGAGCCCTGA